The following are encoded together in the Chanodichthys erythropterus isolate Z2021 chromosome 16, ASM2448905v1, whole genome shotgun sequence genome:
- the stk11 gene encoding serine/threonine-protein kinase STK11 produces the protein MSVGGELQHLDYLTENELMGMDTFIHRIDSTEVIYQPRRKRAKLIGKYLMGDLLGEGSYGKVKEMLDSETLCRRAVKILKKKKLRRIPNGEANVKKEIQLLRRLQHKNVIQLVDVLYNEEKQKMYMVMEYCVCGMQEMLDSVPEKRFPVFQAHGYFCQLLDGLEYLHSQGIVHKDIKPGNLLLTTDGALKISDLGVAEALHPFAEDDTCRTSQGSPAFQPPEIANGLDTFSGFKVDIWSAGVTLYNITTSLYPFEGDNIYKLFENIGKGDYTIPEECGPLLSDLLRGMLEYDPVKRFSIQRIRQHNWVRKKHPPSEPPVPIPPSAEIRDPWRSMTVVPYLEDLHGYAEEEDDDELFDGEDDIIYTQDFTVPGQVPEDEEDEEERAPERTCAVAKPVCVNGTESAALKPKSERRSSSSSNPSRKGISAASKIRKLSTCKQQ, from the exons ATGAGCGTAGGCGGTGAGCTCCAGCATCTGGACTACCTGACGGAGAATGAGCTCATGGGAATGGACACCTTCATCCACCGCATCGACTCCACTGAGGTCATCTACCAGCCACGACGCAAGCGCGCCAAGCTGATCGGGAAGTACCTGATGGGCGATCTGCTCGGGGAGGGATCGTACGGGAAGGTGAAGGAGATGTTGGACTCGGAGACTCTGTGTCGCAGAGCCGTTAAGATCCTGAAGAAGAAGAAACTCAGGAGAATTCCCAACGGAGAGGCCAATGTGAAAAA GGAGATTCAGCTGCTAAGACGACTACAGCACAAAAATGTCATCCAGCTGGTGGACGTGCTGTACAACGAAGAGAAGCAGAAAAT GTATATGGTGATGGAGTATTGTGTCTGTGGAATGCAAGAAATGTTGGATAGCGTTCCAGAGAAAAGATTTCCAGTATTTCAAGCTCACGG GTACTTTTGCCAGCTTCTGGATGGTCTTGAATACTTGCACAGCCAGGGAATTGTACACAAAGATATTAAACCAGGGAATTTGCTGCTCACTACAGACGGGGCGTTGAAGATCTCTGACTTGGGTGTAGCAGAG GCACTCCACCCCTTTGCGGAGGACGACACGTGTCGGACGAGCCAGGGGTCGCCAGCGTTTCAGCCACCAGAGATCGCCAACGGCCTGGACACGTTTTCAGGGTTTAAGGTGGACATCTGGTCTGCTGGGGTCACACT ATACAACATAACGACGAGCCTGTACCCGTTCGAAGGGGACAACATCTATAAGCTATTTGAGAACATTGGGAAGGGTGACTACACTATTCCGGAGGAGTGCGGCCCGCTGCTCTCAGACCTGTTGAGAG GGATGCTGGAATATGATCCTGTGAAGAGGTTTTCAATACAGCGCATCAGACAACACAA CTGGGTCCGTAAGAAACACCCGCCCTCTGAGCCGCCCGTCCCCATCCCGCCCAGCGCAGAAATACGGGACCCCTGGCGCAGCATGACAGTTGTGCCGTACCTGGAGGATCTCCATGGTTACGCTGAGGAAGAGGACGATGACGAGCTGTTCGATGGGGAAGATGACATCATATACACTCAGGACTTCACGGTACCAG GGCAGGTTCCAGAGGAtgaggaggatgaggaagagCGCGCTCCGGAGCGCACCTGTGCTGTGGCCAAGCCGGTGTGTGTGAACGGGACGGAGTCGGCGGCACTGAAACCCAAATCCGAGCGGCGCTCCAGCTCTTCCTCCAATCCATCCAGGAAGGGCATTTCTGCCGCCAGCAAGATCCGCAAACTTTCCACCTGCAAGCAGCAATGA